In Silene latifolia isolate original U9 population chromosome 3, ASM4854445v1, whole genome shotgun sequence, a single window of DNA contains:
- the LOC141648784 gene encoding uncharacterized protein LOC141648784 — protein MKAAHDRQKRYAGLYRRDIEFQVGNKVLLKVSRMRGVMQFGKREKLSQKFIWPYEILDRVGDVAYRLSLPPALDRIHNVFHVLQLQKYINDPSHVLEVETVELDEALTYLKVPKEILDRKLRKTRNGETMLFKVLWSNHNVEEAT, from the coding sequence ATGAAGGCGGCACATGATCGACAAAAGAGATATGCGGGCTTATATCGCCGCGATATTGAGTTTCAGGTAGGTAACAAAGTTCTTTTGAAGGTGTCACGTATGCGTGGTGTAATGCAATTTGGCAAGCGAGAAAAGTTGAGCCAAAAGTTTATATGGCCTTATGAGATATTAGATAGAGTTGGTGATGTGGCTTATAGACTATCTTTACCTCCAGCTTTGGATCGAATTCACAATGTATTCCAtgtgttacaacttcagaagtaTATTAATGACCCGTCTCATGTGCTAGAGGTTGAGACAGTTGAGCTAGATGAAGCACTTACTTATCTTAAAGTGCCTAAGGAAATCTTGGATCGCAAGCTGCGCAAGACGAGGAATGGTGAGACTATGTTATTTAAGGTATTATGGTCTAATCATAACGTGGAAGAGGCCACGTAG